In Archangium violaceum, the following are encoded in one genomic region:
- a CDS encoding DUF2892 domain-containing protein, producing the protein MESWNRMSADAVRTHTPDGVNRRIDERVEKCVRHMAEQERSAISEYLAKLEHQWDLNRVVTVAASAVTVLGLVAGAKDGRGWRVLSGVAAGLLLQHGIFGFGPLSELVRVLGARTRREIDLEKFALKALRGDFERIPHEGGPLARANAALVAAQS; encoded by the coding sequence ATGGAATCCTGGAATCGGATGTCGGCGGATGCGGTGCGCACGCATACGCCGGATGGGGTGAACCGGCGGATCGATGAGCGGGTGGAGAAGTGTGTCCGGCACATGGCGGAGCAGGAGCGCTCGGCCATCAGCGAGTACCTGGCGAAGCTGGAGCACCAGTGGGACCTGAACCGCGTGGTGACGGTGGCGGCGTCGGCGGTGACGGTGCTGGGGCTGGTGGCGGGAGCGAAGGATGGCCGCGGGTGGCGGGTGCTGAGCGGGGTGGCGGCGGGGCTGCTGCTACAGCACGGCATCTTCGGCTTCGGCCCGCTGTCGGAGCTGGTGCGGGTGCTGGGAGCGCGGACGCGGCGGGAGATCGACCTGGAGAAGTTCGCCCTCAAGGCGCTGCGAGGCGACTTCGAGCGCATTCCGCACGAAGGCGGCCCCCTGGCGCGGGCCAA